The Colias croceus chromosome 23, ilColCroc2.1 genome window below encodes:
- the LOC123702128 gene encoding uncharacterized protein LOC123702128, whose product MPPRCHRKKCGRKYPHAFVSSPRPCVDSLHLPLDFYLPHHMFYPPPYYHAPFIRHEYICECPESPTVSGHSSIDYMAANHNRPDDKHKICPGNCTPPEVTDPQYDQLVHNDNRAQRHAQVPYTPSTHNVQPPQCPNNPETSVRNDRQRYVEKTDQQHINFEENESVLYPHSTYQQMTRAQERTGYEEQIDSYPRREKEVPIGERNATYATLESDPGTYSSLRPLTKNPDANAQLHHSVNPSSQQIDTSGHNNFQGPPPQYTDSIDVSLPHYSLPPSSCCKNSRFSDSQRTFNSERTPSPQNNSGFRRYQDSTPDPIRRFQDSTIAPRYPMASDSNPPPCCAKAFSQKKDNKPPLSKGMSGAHRPGFVFNENTDHTHDLSAKGCMSNGSGCTHGITSIMPNATQIQDKIPQLEEKTSTCSCKQSKKVQKVGPKSKEKKEAGTEVSHSASNLRNKRFCSCRYPPAFGQFSCSGNITGSCMCNEQNFQ is encoded by the exons ATGCCACCACGCTGTCATAGAAAGAAATGCGGCAGAAAATACCCCCATGCATTTGTATCTTCACCACGACCATGTGTTGACAGCCTGCACCTACCTCTAGACTTTTATCTTCCCCATCACATGTTCTACCCACCACCGTATTATCACGCACCCTTCATAAGGCACGAATACATTTGCGAATGTCCCGAAAGCCCCACAGTAAGCGGTCACAGTTCCATAGATTACATGGCAGCTAATCATAATAGACCTGAtgataaacacaaaatatgcccGGGAAATTGCACGCCACCTGAAGTTACTGATCCTCAATATGATCAATTAGTTCACAATGATAATAGAGCACAGAGACACGCACAAGTACCGTATACACCGTCAACACATAATGTACAACCACCGCAGTGTCCTAATAACCCAGAGACCTCTGTAAGAAATGATCGCCAGAGATACGTAGAAAAAACTGATCAGCAGCATATAAACTTCGAAGAAAATGAGTCTGTCTTATACCCTCATAGTACATACCAACAGATGACAAGAGCGCAAGAAAGAACTGGCTATGAAGAGCAAATTGACTCATATCCTAGAAGAGAAAAAGAAGTACCTATAGGAGAGCGGAATGCTACATACGCAACACTAGAATCTGATCCAGGAACGTATAGTTCACTTCGTCCACTGACCAAAAATCCTGATGCAAACGCTCAACTTCATCATTCAGTTAATCCTTCTTCTCAACAAATTGATACATCTGGACACAATAATTTTCAAGGACCACCTCCTCAATATACAGATTCTATAGACGTTTCACTACCTCATTATTCCCTTCCACCTAGTTCCTGCTGTAAAAACTCTCGTTTCTCGGATTCACAAAGAACATTTAATTCTGAACGGACACCAAGCCCGCAAAATAATTCTGGGTTTAGACGTTACCAAGATTCCACTCCTGACCCAATAAGAAGATTTCAAGAT AGTACCATAGCACCTCGATACCCGATGGCATCCGATTCTAATCCACCTCCATGCTGCGCAAAGGCATTTAGCCAAAAGAAGGACAATAAACCACCTCTGTCCAAAGGTATGAGTGGTGCTCATAGACCGGGCTTCGTTTTCAATGAAAATACAGACCACACACATGATTTATCTGCTAAAGGGTGTATGTCCAACGGGTCGGGTTGCACGCACGGCATAACCAGCATAATGCCAAATGCCACACAGATACAAGACAAGATACCACAGCTAGAGGAAAAAACGTCTACATGTTCTTGCAAGCAGAGTAAAAAGGTTCAAAAAGTTGGGCCAAAAagtaaagaaaagaaagaggCTGGTACTGAAGTAAGTCACTCAGCTTCGAATTTGAGAAACAAGAGATTTTGTTCATGTAGGTATCCACCTGCGTTCGGACAGTTTAGTTGTTCTGGGAATATTACGGGATCATGCATGTGTAATGAACAAAATTTCcaatag